The following coding sequences are from one Pongo abelii isolate AG06213 chromosome 3, NHGRI_mPonAbe1-v2.0_pri, whole genome shotgun sequence window:
- the LOC129059171 gene encoding putative uncharacterized protein FLJ44672: MTAGSGEAPGRQQRGLQGLLSSQSWACTGHREAGRGHEQLGCRNFGAYKRQQELSQKSLLAGSQELGWETQPGGTAGPAETAMREAEAGSPQVGLSRPTCSLPASSLGPVLSPGCISRPDSSLPTTSLDSAPAQLPAALVGPQLPEAKLPRPSSGLTVASPGSAPALRKRLQAPNGVWSVGSSRPSLGLPAASVGPNRPEVGLSRPSSGLLVASLGATCPQ; the protein is encoded by the coding sequence ATGACagctgggtctggagaggcccctgggaggcaaCAGCGGGGCCTGCAGGGGCTCCTCTCCAGCCAGAGCTGGGCCTGTACAGGCCACCGGGAGGCAGGACGTGGGCATGAACAGCTTGGCTGCAGAAACTTCGGGGCGTACAAACGCCAgcaggagctgagccaaaagagcttgcttgctgggagtcaggagctgggctgggagaCGCAGCCAGGAGGAACAGCTGGGCCTGCAGAGACCgccatgagggaggcagaggctgggtctcctcaagtcggcctctccagacccacttGCAGCCTCCCGGCATCCTCTCTGGGCCCAGTTCTTTCTCCCGGCTGCATCTCCAGGCCCGACTCCAGCCTCCCAACAACCTCTTTGGACTCAGCTCCCGCCCAGCTCCCGGCGGCCCTGGTAGGCCCACAACTTCCTGAAGCCaagctccccaggcccagctcaggcctcacgGTGGCCTCGccaggctcagctcctgccctccgAAAGCGTCTCCAGGCCCCAAATGGCGTCTGGTCGGTGGGCTCCTCTAGGCCCAGCTTGGGCCTCCCAGCGGCCTCTGTAGGCCCAAATCGTCCtgaagtcggcctctccaggcccagctccggcCTCCTGGTGGCCTCTCTAGGGGCAACGTGTCCTCAATGA